A window of Cryptomeria japonica chromosome 3, Sugi_1.0, whole genome shotgun sequence contains these coding sequences:
- the LOC131070997 gene encoding calmodulin-like protein 3, with translation MADLDEIRRIYDIVDENADGMVSVDEMCGFINKLGMAMSIQDLRCMLKNPLQEDLPFEEFVDFYQSIFNHQDDEENDESDDLIEAFRVFYQNKDGYISSNELQNVLSTMGLIPRGQDSQQCVKMICRFDSDCNGVLDFSELKNMMSSKLSP, from the coding sequence ATGGCCGATTTGGATGAAATTCGGAGAATATATGACATTGTGGACGAAAACGCAGATGGAATGGTGAGCGTGGATGAAATGTGTGGCTTCATCAACAAGCTCGGAATGGCAATGTCGATACAGGATCTGAGATGTATGCTTAAAAATCCTCTTCAGGAGGACCTGCCATTTGAGGAATTTGTGGATTTTTATCAATCCATCTTCAAtcatcaagatgatgaagaaaatgatgagtcCGATGATCTGATCGAAGCATTCAGGGTTTTTTATCAGAACAAAGATGGCTACATTTCTTCCAACGAGCTTCAGAACGTGCTGTCCACGATGGGATTGATTCCACGGGGACAAGATTCGCAACAATGCGTGAAAATGATATGCAGATTTGATTCGGACTGCAATGgagttttggatttttctgaatTAAAAAATATGATGTCTTCTAAGCTTTCTCCCTGA
- the LOC131071001 gene encoding calmodulin-like protein 2, with amino-acid sequence MADLYEIRRIYDIVDENADGMVSVDEMCGFINKLGIPMSEQDLRCMLRNNLQEDLPFGEFVEFYRSIFNHQIDGEKDESEDLLEAFRVFDQNKDGYISSNELQNVLSTMGLIPRGQDSQHCKKMMCRFDSDGNGVLDFCEFKNMMSSKLAP; translated from the coding sequence ATGGCCGATTTGTATGAAATTCGGAGAATATATGACATTGTGGATGAAAACGCAGATGGAATGGTGAGTGTGGATGAAATGTGTGGCTTCATTAACAAGCTCGGAATACCAATGTCCGAACAAGATCTGAGATGCATGCTCCGCAACAATCTTCAAGAAGACCTGCCATTTGGGGAATTTGTTGAGTTTTATCGATCCATCTTCAATCATCAAATCGATGGAGAAAAAGACGAGTCCGAGGATCTGTTGGAGGCGTTTAGGGTTTTTGATCAGAACAAAGATGGGTACATTTCTTCTAATGAGCTTCAGAACGTGTTGTCCACAATGGGATTGATTCCCCGGGGACAAGATTCACAACATTGCAAGAAAATGATGTGCAGATTTGATTCTGATGGCAATGGAGTTTTGGATTTCTGTGAATTCAAAAATATGATGTCCTCTAAGCTTGCTCCCTGA